One genomic region from Magnetococcales bacterium encodes:
- a CDS encoding electron transfer flavoprotein subunit alpha/FixB family protein codes for MKPLVIAELRQGNLAPATRHVVTASAHLGAPVLLVAGHDCAEAAREGAHLEGVQTVLLADHPSLDRQPVENLAALVTTLAENHTHILAAANTFGHDLLPRVAGLLGVAMASQVVEILAPDRFVRPLHAGNLYATVRLRDQPILLTVRLSAFPPAIPGQECAPLEGLSVPPGGNQSRHLGFDPSPPSEQDLLTARVVVGGGHGLAAGGNFAPIQALAKPLQAAVGATRAAVDAGLAPNDWQIGQTGKSIAPDLYMAIGISGTIQHVAGIKDAKTIVAINHDPQAPIFAIADYGLTADLYTAIPDLLQSLKSKQMLLSPATWC; via the coding sequence ATGAAGCCCCTGGTCATTGCGGAGTTGCGCCAGGGCAATCTGGCCCCGGCGACGCGCCATGTGGTCACGGCTTCGGCGCATTTGGGAGCGCCGGTTCTCCTGGTGGCCGGCCATGACTGTGCCGAAGCTGCCCGGGAGGGTGCCCATCTGGAAGGGGTCCAGACCGTCCTTCTGGCCGATCACCCTTCCCTGGACCGGCAGCCGGTGGAAAATCTGGCCGCCCTGGTCACAACCCTGGCCGAAAACCACACCCACATCCTGGCTGCCGCCAACACCTTTGGCCATGACCTCTTGCCCCGGGTGGCCGGGTTGCTGGGTGTGGCCATGGCCAGTCAGGTGGTGGAGATTCTGGCACCGGACAGATTTGTCCGCCCTCTGCATGCCGGCAACCTGTACGCCACGGTGCGCCTGCGTGACCAGCCGATCCTGTTGACGGTCCGTTTGAGTGCCTTTCCGCCCGCCATCCCTGGCCAGGAGTGTGCGCCCCTGGAGGGTCTCTCCGTGCCACCTGGAGGCAACCAATCCCGCCATCTGGGGTTCGACCCCTCCCCTCCATCTGAACAGGATTTGCTGACGGCCCGGGTGGTGGTAGGCGGCGGACATGGTTTGGCCGCCGGGGGAAATTTTGCGCCCATCCAGGCGTTGGCCAAACCCCTTCAGGCCGCCGTGGGAGCCACCCGTGCCGCTGTGGATGCCGGTCTGGCTCCCAATGACTGGCAAATCGGCCAGACCGGCAAAAGCATCGCCCCGGATCTGTACATGGCCATCGGCATTTCCGGAACCATCCAGCATGTGGCCGGCATCAAGGATGCCAAAACCATCGTCGCCATCAACCACGATCCCCAGGCACCCATTTTTGCCATCGCCGACTATGGCCTGACCGCCGACCTCTACACGGCCATTCCGGACCTGTTGCAATCTCTCAAATCGAAACAGATGCTTTTAAGCCCGGCGACCTGGTGTTGA
- a CDS encoding LamG domain-containing protein: protein MGAAFLQGTAHADLKDGLILYYPFNGSIKDESGRNAQQTVYGAELTDDRFGAAKKAIVFSPSGKEAGMKFEAFQPVQSFTLATWFNAKVLSNWHPLFEKKGNGIDFGLMRLSDTKMRMRNHHEGVESDGIPLHVNSWHHVAFTYDHGKKMVSYFYDGIGVFTRNDIRLHDSFDKPGVLYIADGPFGAHEVFDGKMDEVRIYNRPLAAAEIQEIFKLESTKPTDSSSGKVAPPSIGEPPGPQSQTGKPVNFPGNLARQGEEVWVLNNSSKATVHNNPPRATTFTIKQPTRLTALHTYHWNNGKGQPPGQLSLRHEDGTVLGPWSATAASKTSWLVNCVPTDVHRSQSLSKVELNDKCPLLKPGTYTIINSSPETWSHNSETQSMGFTWAKGVRVDH, encoded by the coding sequence ATGGGAGCAGCCTTCTTGCAGGGGACCGCCCATGCGGATCTCAAGGATGGCTTGATTTTGTATTACCCTTTCAACGGCAGCATCAAGGATGAGAGCGGCAGAAACGCCCAGCAGACCGTGTATGGTGCGGAACTGACCGATGACAGGTTTGGGGCAGCCAAAAAGGCGATTGTTTTTTCGCCATCTGGCAAGGAGGCCGGCATGAAGTTTGAGGCATTTCAGCCGGTGCAATCGTTTACGTTGGCCACATGGTTCAATGCGAAGGTTCTTTCCAATTGGCATCCTCTTTTTGAAAAGAAAGGCAATGGCATCGACTTCGGGTTGATGAGGCTATCCGATACGAAAATGAGGATGCGCAACCATCATGAGGGGGTCGAGTCGGATGGGATACCCCTTCATGTAAATTCCTGGCATCATGTGGCGTTTACCTACGATCATGGGAAAAAAATGGTGTCCTACTTCTACGATGGCATCGGAGTCTTCACGCGAAATGATATCCGGTTGCACGATAGTTTCGACAAACCGGGAGTTTTGTATATTGCTGACGGACCGTTTGGAGCCCATGAAGTATTTGACGGAAAAATGGATGAAGTACGCATCTACAATCGTCCCCTGGCTGCCGCCGAGATTCAGGAAATTTTCAAGCTTGAAAGTACAAAACCCACGGATTCCTCCAGCGGCAAGGTTGCCCCGCCCTCCATTGGTGAGCCTCCGGGTCCACAATCCCAAACCGGCAAGCCGGTCAATTTTCCGGGCAACCTGGCACGCCAGGGTGAAGAAGTCTGGGTCCTCAACAACTCATCCAAGGCAACCGTTCACAACAATCCACCCCGGGCAACGACCTTCACCATCAAACAGCCAACACGCCTGACAGCCCTCCATACCTATCACTGGAACAACGGCAAAGGGCAACCTCCCGGTCAGCTCTCTTTGCGTCATGAAGACGGCACCGTCCTGGGTCCGTGGAGTGCCACGGCAGCCAGCAAGACCAGTTGGCTGGTGAACTGTGTACCCACGGATGTGCATCGTTCCCAGTCGCTATCCAAGGTGGAACTGAACGATAAATGCCCGCTCTTGAAGCCCGGTACCTACACCATCATCAATTCCTCGCCTGAAACCTGGTCCCACAACAGTGAAACCCAATCCATGGGTTTCACCTGGGCCAAAGGTGTCAGAGTGGATCATTGA